The region CTAGTGCAAGCTACTCAACAATTGAATTAAACCGATTCATAATTCTTAAAAAAGGTGACATTTTTGAAATTGAATTTAAAATAACTGTTGATGGTGATGCAGGGGTTCCGATATCAGAAATAGCTTCTCTTAATAATCTGTTTTATGGTGAAAATATTTCATATGTTAGTTATGATGGGAAAAAATGGATTGATTTATTTGATGTAAGATGGACATATCCTGGCCATACATATAATGATTCGCAAGTAGCTTGTATTAAAGCATTCACGGTATTGAATAAAATTAACTCCACTATTGTCCTAACAATTACAGATGAGAATAATCCAGTTGAAATAACTGCTAAAGTTTTAAACCAGTATGGAAATCCTATTAAAACGGGTAAAGTCACTTTTAATATTGAAGGAAAAGATTACATTGCTAAAATTAATAATGGATTTGCAAAATTGATTCATATTTTTAATGGAAATGAAAATAAACTAATCATTGCTTCTTTTAGCGGTGCCGGATTTATCGAATCTTTCTCAGATATAACTTTTTGTCCAGAGCAGGTTTCAATTAAAGCAAGTGACATGGTTTCATATTATAATAAAAATTCTTATTCCATAACTTTGCTTGACATATACTCAAAACCGGTTGCAGATAAGGAAGTTAAATTTAAAATCAATAATCTGGAATATGTTGCAATAACTAATGAAAATGGTATTGCCGCAATTACATTTAACTTATATCCTAATGTTTATGATGTTATAATTGGGTTTAATTCTATCAATTTTGATAATTATAATGTTACTAAAAAAATCACTATCAAATCTACAATTTCCATTCCAGAAAATACCGTTTATACCTATAATTCAAAATATCCAATTAAATTGTTAAACAATAATGGAAATCCATTATCCAATTGTAAATTCAAACTTGTTATTAATGGCATAACAAATTATGCACATACTGATTCTAATGGTGCTTTTAAATACAATATTAATTTAAAACCGGGAAAACACACTATAACAGTTATCAATACAAAAACAGGTGAGAAATCTACCCAAAAAATTAAAGTTGTCTCAAGAATAACTCAAAATAAAGATTTTTCAATGTATTATGGTGCTGGTAGAAATTATAAAGTTAAAGTTGCAGATGATTATGGAAAAGTTAAGAAAAATCTTAAAATATCTTTTAGAGTGAATGGCAAGACATATTATAGATATACTAATGAAAAAGGTTATGCATATCTAAAAATTTCTTTAAAACCTGGAAAATACACTATAACTGCCAATTATAAAGGATATAAAGTATCCAATAAAATTCGTGTTAAACCAACAATCATAACTAAAAGTATTGCAGTCAAAAAAGGAAAAACAGGCAAATTCACAGCCAAATTATTGAATAACAAAGGCAAGATTTTAAAATATAAAACAATCAATTTCAAATTCAGAGGCAAAACCTACAAAGTTAAAACCAATAAATATGGAATAGCTACTTTAAAGATTGCTAAAAAATATAAAATTACCAGATATTCAATAATTACTAGTTATCGTAGTGAAAAAATAAAGAATACCATTAAAATTAAAAGATAAGGTTAATAATAACCTTATTTATTTGTTTTTATCAGTTTACGGGCTGCCTTTAAATCAGTATTGTAAATATGGCCTGAGGTTGAATGGTAGTGAACTCCACCGAAGTTCAGCTTTTCACCAACAATTTCTTTGTTTACTTCTTCTTTCATTTTAAGGCCTAAATATGCAATGAAAAACATATTGGAGTAGAATGCACCGAAAATATCATTACTTCTGAATATGCAGTGAATGGTTAGTTCATTGTCACGGACAATACATTGTAAAAATTGGAGACATGGTATATCTTCTCTATCAGCGTCAAGTTCAGGGTCTATTGTAACGGCTACTGCACGATTTGAACCGGTTGCTGTCAATATTCTTTTTTTCATTGTGTTAAACTGATCAACATCAAAATGTGCAAAGATACGATTTGGATAAGTGTATACAAATCCCTGATCATCCGGATTTTCTGCGGATTTTACATATTCATAAAGTGCATCGCTTTTAATAGGACAACCTTCTATGTCAAATTTTCCAGATTTAATGTCATCTAACATCATTTTTGTAGTGTAATGTTGATATTTAGCTCTGAATTTCAAATCTAACGGATCATCAATTATATAAAAATTCCCTAAACTTTCTATTAAATGATGATTAGAGTCTTTATAAGTTTCTTTTCCTTGTTTTAAGATTTTATCCACAAAATCTAAATAACATTGATTAATGGTTAGCATAATAACAGTCCTTTATTAAATTAATTAAATCTATGTTTTTACTTAAATATAAATGTTTAAATTAATAAGTTAAAATTAAAAGCAGGAATGATTTGTTTTATGTTAATGTATATTTTTTTAAAAAATAATTTAAACAATTGCTATAATTCTTATTTTAAAATTAATTTTAGAGATACTTTTTTTGATTATTTTGATGTTTTTGTTAGTGACTAATCATCACTAACATTTTTTATAAATTTTACCGGAACTCCTCCAACAATAGTTTCTGGTTCAACATTTTTAGTTACAACTGCTCCTGCTGCAACAATGGCTCCTTTACCGATAGTCACTCCTGGAAGAATAGTTACATTTGAACCAATCCAAACTTTATCTTCAATGTGTATGGGGGAAGGATACATGTCTGCTCTGTTTTCAGGTTCTTTTGCATGATTTAATGTTAAAAGACATACATTATGACCTATTAAAACCTCATCATCAATGAATATCCCACCTTGATCCTGCATTTTGCATCCTGAATTTATAAAAACATTTTCTCCAATATGGATATTTTTACCGAAATCAGTATTGAAAGGAGGAATTAACCCTAATGTTTTATTTATAGGTTTATTTGTTAATTCAGCAAATAATTTTTGAATTTCTTCAGGAGTATGATATTCACTATTGATTTTATGAGTAATTTTCAATGCATTATTCAAGGATTCATGCATAAATAAATGTTGTGTGGAGCCGGCATAAATTCTTTTTCCGCTATTTACATATTCCAGATATTCTTCAAGTTCCATTTAATCACCTGTTATGCTATTATTTGATGTTTATGATTAATAATTTTAGGGATAATATATAAGGTCAGATGAGCACTGACCTTATTTCTCAAAGACTAATATCATTTTCCATGATTTTTTGCAGAGATGATGAAATCTCCACATTAATTAATTGAATAATATAATATAATTATTTTTTCTTGTTTTAAAGTACAATTATTAATATATTTATTCATTGAATGATTTTAAATCACTTTTAATAAATGGAAAAATATTATTGTTTTTTTAGATTATCTATTCGCTAAAGAAATATTTTTATATTTCCGTGGGTGTCCGCCAAAAATGATTTTTGAGTGTGGATTCTAGTAAATGGTCACATCAAGCTTTAATTGGTGTGTAGTGGATATACTTTCACAAAAATCAACAATATCTTCTTTATTATTTTGTTCTCCTTGAATAAGATTATATAATCTTTTTATATTGTATGCTAGTGCATCTAGGTTGAGTCTTTCTCCGGTTTTTACCATTCCGATTACTATTTCTTGTTCTACATGGTATTGTTCTTTGAATATTCCGAATGGTCCTTCTACACTTGGTCTTTTTTTGAATTCTTCTTTATATTCTTCTTTTTCCATTTTGAAGAACATTGCTCTTTCTAATCTGCCACTGTTTTCTGTGATGGTTTTATGTGTTTGTTTGTCTGTTAAGCAGGATTTTCTGTGAATGCAGTATTTACATGCAGTATAATTGTTGTAGAGTCTTTTTATTTTGTCAGGTTTGTCTGGTTCTTCGCTTGGTTGTGTTTATTTTTTGTAGAAGTACATTGGTTGTCCTGTTGGGCACATAAATAAGTCTAGGTCGGATATGTAGTAAAAGTGGTCTTTATGGAATTGGTTTGGATTTAATTTGCCTATTTTTTCTTTGGATTGTTTTCTTGTTGGTATTAATCCATCTATTCCTTTGTTTACAAAGTATGATAGGCTTATTTAATTTAAATATATTGTATCTTCACTCATGTGTTTTGGTACTTTTCCTATGTTTTTTATTGCTTTGTCAGCTACTTCTGGTAGTTGGTAATGGTCTGTAGGGTTTTGTGTGACGTTTAATGCGCAGATTAGTTTGGTGTCGTAATCGACTGCAGATTGGATATTATAAGCAACCAGGAAGTTTCCTTTTTTGCCTTTCATCATGCGTGCTTCAATATCATTCATTGGTATTTTATCCTGTCCTGTGATTTTGAATTGAGTTCTGATGTCATATAATATTTCTAATTTTTCATCATTGGACATTTCCTTGTCATTTAGTATTTTTTGAGCTGGTTTATTGAGTTTTTCAAGCTTTTTAGAGTCAACTTCCAGTCCTTTGTAGAACTGGATCAGCAAATTGGTTTCTTTTTTGCTGATCATATTTTGGTTAGAATTGAATGCTTTTTTGATGGTCCCATCGACTACAACATGATTAAATTCAGTGAATCCTTTTTTTACGGCCATTTTTAATGTCATTTGAAGCAATACTTCATAATAACGTCCAAATTCATCACGATACCTTTGAATTGAACGTTCAGAGGGTTTAATTCTAACAAACGAATTTATATATGTCATGGTACTTTGTCATTTCTGCAATGACTCTAGCACTTTCAATATGGTCTATTTTTGCATAAACAAGTAATTTTAACATGGAACATGGAGGATATGAAGGCCTACCGCCTTTTTTCTTATTCTCTTTAATTCCCAAAATCGGATAAAATTCTTCAATAAAATCAACCACAAAACGAGAAATATGATTCTCTGGAACATTAAAATCATAAGTCCTAATGCCTAATTCAGCCTGATTCTTAATAACTTTCTTACTAACCATAAATAACCAACACATAATAACTCATATCTAATATAAAATATGTACATCATAGTATATAAATATTACTATTCTAAAAATGACTAAAATCAAATATAAATAAATCATTATAATCCATATTAAAAATTATGAATAATAAATAATTAAAATTAAATTCTAATTAATTTAATGAAAAAAATTAACAAAATAAGAAAATTATAACGCAGTTATAAAAAATTCAAAATAAAAAAAATTAGTTTTGGCGGACACCTCCGTAGAAAATAAAAATTTCATAACGGAATTGATGAAGTTTTGAAGCAATAATTTTTTCTTAAAAATTGAATACTTATTTTAGTTTTACCCTTAAAAATTAATTATTTGTTTAATTTTGAGATAGTTTTATATATTTAATTGAATAAAGTTATAAATACTTAGATTTTTTTAAGTAAATCCAAAATTTAAGATGTGAAAAATATGACAAATGAAAATTTTGCAAAAAAAATTAAAGACATAAGAGCTAGACAGAACATGACTATTGAAGATCTTGCTGAGAGAAGTGGGGTAAAACTTGAAGTTTTAAAAGCTATGGAATCTGGAGAGGTTATTCCATCACTCACTCCATTAACAAAAATGGCAAGGGCACTAGGTGTACGTTTAGGCACATTTTTAGATGATACTCCGGAACTTGGTCCAGTAGTTACAAGAAACGGAAAAACTGAAAATTCTCTTTACTTCTCAGGTAGGGAAGATGTAACTAATGCAACTAATTTAGAATTCCACTCATTAGGTGCAGGTAAAATTGATAGAAACATAGATCCTTTCATAATTGATATTGAATTTGAAGAAGGTGAAAAAGAATTATCTTCTCACGAAGGTGAAGAATTTATTTATGTTTTAGAAGGTGAAATTGAAGTAATTTATGGAAAAGATTCATTTACTATTGGAAAAGGAGATACCATCTTTTATGATTCAGTAGTGCCACACCATCTTCACGCAAGTGGCGAAAATAAAGCAAAAATACTCGCAGTATTATACACTCCATATTAAATTAGATAGAGGGCTTGATAAAATGTTTGAGATAGAATTAAAACAACAAAAAATTAGCAATGGTTTAATCAGATTTTTCACAAGTATTTTGGATTTGCATTCTTTGTTGTTGTGTTTGCAAGAATATTTTACAAGTATGAATAATGTTGAAATTAAAAAAATGGAGGTTTTCCAATGAGTGAATTATTTACTGAACTGCCGTTAGGGAAGTTTTTCGAATCAATGGTTGAAAAGCAGCCTGATCATGAATTTATCATTTATCCGGATAGGAACTTAAGATTTACATATAAAGAATTTGATGAAAGAGTTGACAATTTAGCAAAAGGAATGTTAGCTATTGGAATTGAAAAAGGAGATCATGTTGGCATATGGGCTAAAAATGTACCTGAATGGTTAACTTACATGTTTGCAACTGCAAAAATTGGTGCAACAATTGTTACTGTTAATACTGCTTATCAGTCTCATGAATTGGAATATGTGCTTGGCCAATCTGATATGAGAGCATTAGCTATGACTGATGCATTTAGGGATATTAACTATTTTGATATTATAAGTGAGCTTGTACCTGAACTTAAAACTTGTGCAAGAGGTCATTTGGTATCTGAAAAATTTCCTCACTTAAAATTCGTGTTCCATGTAGGTCAGGAAAAACATCGTGGAATGTATAATACTAATGAGTTATTATTACTGGGCATGAGTTATGATGGAGAAAAATATCAGGAAATTAAAGATTCAGTTTCACAAAATGATGTAATCAATATGCAGTATACATCTGGAACTGAAGGTTTTCCGAAAGGTGTAATGTTAACCAGCCGTAATATTGTAAACGATGGTTATTACATAGGGGAAAATATGAATTATACATCTAATGACAAATTACTTTTACAAGTGCCTCTTTTCCATTGTTTTGGAACTGTACTTGGTGTAATGGCGGTTATTACTCATGGTTCCACTATGGTTGTACTTGAAGAGTATGATCCGCTGCTTGCCATATCCTCCATTCAAAAAGAAAAATGTA is a window of Methanobrevibacter gottschalkii DSM 11977 DNA encoding:
- a CDS encoding DapH/DapD/GlmU-related protein, whose translation is MELEEYLEYVNSGKRIYAGSTQHLFMHESLNNALKITHKINSEYHTPEEIQKLFAELTNKPINKTLGLIPPFNTDFGKNIHIGENVFINSGCKMQDQGGIFIDDEVLIGHNVCLLTLNHAKEPENRADMYPSPIHIEDKVWIGSNVTILPGVTIGKGAIVAAGAVVTKNVEPETIVGGVPVKFIKNVSDD
- a CDS encoding transposase, with the translated sequence MKRLYNNYTACKYCIHRKSCLTDKQTHKTITENSGRLERAMFFKMEKEEYKEEFKKRPSVEGPFGIFKEQYHVEQEIVIGMVKTGERLNLDALAYNIKRLYNLIQGEQNNKEDIVDFCESISTTHQLKLDVTIY
- a CDS encoding transposase, with the translated sequence MVSKKVIKNQAELGIRTYDFNVPENHISRFVVDFIEEFYPILGIKENKKKGGRPSYPPCSMLKLLVYAKIDHIESARVIAEMTKYHDIYKFVC
- a CDS encoding AMP-binding protein; this translates as MSELFTELPLGKFFESMVEKQPDHEFIIYPDRNLRFTYKEFDERVDNLAKGMLAIGIEKGDHVGIWAKNVPEWLTYMFATAKIGATIVTVNTAYQSHELEYVLGQSDMRALAMTDAFRDINYFDIISELVPELKTCARGHLVSEKFPHLKFVFHVGQEKHRGMYNTNELLLLGMSYDGEKYQEIKDSVSQNDVINMQYTSGTEGFPKGVMLTSRNIVNDGYYIGENMNYTSNDKLLLQVPLFHCFGTVLGVMAVITHGSTMVVLEEYDPLLAISSIQKEKCTAIYGVPTMFIGMMNHPMFDMFDMSSLRTGIMAGSTCPVETMKDAIEKMNMKEITSVYGLTEAAPGFTQTNAADSFEKKINTVGRKFPNIEVKIVDPETGEEVGVGETGEIMCRGFNVMKGYYNMPEKTAETIEPDGWLHSGDLATVDEDGYYSIVGRIKDMIIRGGENIYPREIEEYLFTNECVQDVQVAGIPDEKYGEIVGAFIIKEDGFDDVTEADIRDFCIGSIARYKVPKYVFFVDEFPLTTSGKIQKYKLGDLGLRLLDERRQRGEL
- a CDS encoding thymidylate synthase, which codes for MLTINQCYLDFVDKILKQGKETYKDSNHHLIESLGNFYIIDDPLDLKFRAKYQHYTTKMMLDDIKSGKFDIEGCPIKSDALYEYVKSAENPDDQGFVYTYPNRIFAHFDVDQFNTMKKRILTATGSNRAVAVTIDPELDADREDIPCLQFLQCIVRDNELTIHCIFRSNDIFGAFYSNMFFIAYLGLKMKEEVNKEIVGEKLNFGGVHYHSTSGHIYNTDLKAARKLIKTNK
- a CDS encoding helix-turn-helix domain-containing protein, which produces MTNENFAKKIKDIRARQNMTIEDLAERSGVKLEVLKAMESGEVIPSLTPLTKMARALGVRLGTFLDDTPELGPVVTRNGKTENSLYFSGREDVTNATNLEFHSLGAGKIDRNIDPFIIDIEFEEGEKELSSHEGEEFIYVLEGEIEVIYGKDSFTIGKGDTIFYDSVVPHHLHASGENKAKILAVLYTPY